From Suricata suricatta isolate VVHF042 chromosome 1, meerkat_22Aug2017_6uvM2_HiC, whole genome shotgun sequence, a single genomic window includes:
- the TIGD4 gene encoding tigger transposable element-derived protein 4, whose amino-acid sequence MAEASVDASTLPVTVKKKKSLSIEEKIDIINAVESGKKKAEIAAEYGIKKNSLSSIMKNKDKVLEAFESLRFDPKRKRLRTAFYTDLEEALMRWYRIAQCLNVPVNGPMLRLKANDFAQKLGHNDFKCSNGWLDRFKSRYGLVFRAQPVEATGVSVDPSTVWHQNVLPYYLNDYHPNNVFNIKETGLLYRMLPTNTFAFKGETCSIGKLCKDRITLVVGTNMDGSEKLPLLIIGKHRNPHCFKGIKSLPVCYEANRMAWMTSDVFEQWMRKLDEKFQAQQRRVVIFVDSFPSHPEVKNLKSIELAFFPSCLSSKFIAMKQGVIKSLKIKYRHCLIKKFLSSVEGSKEFTFSLLDAVDTLHLCWRAVTPETIVKSYEEAGFKSQKGESDKTDAEADTGLDLVAHAQAAGVEFPEGLSLEEYAALDDDLETCEAAPEGDSVWTEESKSDETGLYASDEEDDGGSLGTELPLPSKNEAITALDTLKSFLRSQDMNEELHNSLADLEIFINSSK is encoded by the coding sequence ATGGCAGAAGCTTCCGTGGACGCCTCAACTCTGCCCGtaacagtgaagaaaaagaagagtttatCCATTGAGGAAAAGATCGACATTATAAACGCAGTAGAAAGTggcaagaaaaaggcagaaattgCCGCTGAatatggaataaagaaaaattcattgTCTTCTATTATGAAGAATAAAGACAAAGTTCTAGAAGCCTTTGAGTCTCTGAGATTTGatccaaagagaaaaagactgagaACTGCTTTTTACACCGATCTGGAAGAGGCGTTAATGAGGTGGTATCGAATTGCTCAGTGTCTAAATGTACCAGTTAATGGCCCAATGTTGCGTCTAAAAGCTAATGATTTTGCACAGAAACTGGGACATAATGACTTTAAGTGCAGTAATGGTTGGCTGGATCGCTTTAAATCCAGGTATGGTTTAGTATTCAGAGCTCAACCTGTAGAAGCTACAGGTGTATCGGTAGACCCTTCAACTGTCTGGCACCAAAATGTACTTccttattatttaaatgattatcATCCTAACAacgtttttaatataaaagagaCCGGGCTGCTTTATCGAATGTTACCTACAAATACATTTGCATTTAAAGGAGAAACGTGCTCAATTGGAAAGTTATGCAAAGACAGAATAACTCTAGTGGTTGGGACAAACATGGATGGCTCAGAGAAACTTCCTTTGCTTATCATTGGAAAACACAGAAATCCACATTGTTTCAAAGGTATAAAATCATTGCCTGTGTGTTATGAAGCTAACAGAATGGCATGGATGACTTCAGATGTATTTGAACAATGGATGCGGAAGCTAGATGAGAAATTTCAAGCCCAGCAACGAAGAGTGGTCATCTTTGTTGATTCTTTTCCTTCACATCCAGAGGTAAAGAACCTAAAGTCCATTGAGCTAGCATTCTTTCCATCATGTTTATCTTCCAAATTTATAGCTATGAAACAAGGCGTTATTAAAAGCCTTAAAATCAAATACCGACATTGtcttatcaaaaaatttttaagctctGTTGAAGGCAGCAAAGAATTTACATTTTCCCTACTAGATGCAGTTGATACTTTGCACCTTTGCTGGAGGGCTGTAACCCCTGAGACTATTGTTAAGAGCTATGAAGAGGCAGGATTCAAATCTCAAAAGGGAGAAAGTGACAAGACAGATGCAGAGGCAGACACTGGTCTTGATTTGGTTGCCCATGCCCAGGCAGCAGGCGTGGAATTTCCTGAAGGTTTATCTCTGGAAGAGTATGCTGCCCTCGATGATGATTTGGAGACCTGTGAAGCGGCACCGGAAGGTGATTCGGTATGGACCGAAGAGAGTAAATCAGATGAAACTGGTCTTTATGCTTCTGATGAAGAGGATGATGGTGGATCTCTAGGAACTGAACTCCCTTTACCATCAAAAAATGAGGCAATAACTGCTTTAGATACTCTTAAAAGTTTTCTTAGAAGTCAAGATATGAATGAGGAGCTTCATAATTCTTTAGCAgaccttgaaatttttattaactcATCTAAATAA